A genomic stretch from Planctomycetota bacterium includes:
- the purN gene encoding phosphoribosylglycinamide formyltransferase, which translates to MAKTIRIGVLLSGSGRTLENILNHIQDGSLKGLAEVAVVIASRPGIRGIEIALAAGVPAHVIRRNPGAPGSVQAYSDAMVARLDERKVNLVCMAGFLSYWVIPARYLGRVMNIHPALLPAFGGEGMYGHHVHEAVLARGCKVSGCTVHFVNNTYDDGPIVLQRAVPVRAEDTPDDLAARVFEQECIAYPEAIRLFAEGRLRIEGRKVHIDDPAYKPGAAERCKPD; encoded by the coding sequence ATGGCAAAGACGATCCGGATCGGGGTCCTGCTTTCCGGCAGCGGACGGACACTCGAAAACATCCTGAACCACATCCAGGACGGCAGCCTCAAGGGCCTGGCCGAGGTCGCTGTCGTCATCGCTTCGCGCCCCGGCATCCGCGGCATTGAAATCGCCCTGGCCGCCGGCGTCCCCGCCCATGTCATTCGCCGCAATCCCGGCGCGCCGGGATCCGTCCAGGCGTACTCCGACGCCATGGTCGCCCGCCTGGACGAGCGAAAAGTCAACCTGGTTTGCATGGCCGGGTTCCTCTCGTACTGGGTCATCCCTGCGCGGTACCTGGGGCGCGTGATGAACATTCACCCCGCGCTGCTGCCGGCGTTCGGCGGCGAGGGGATGTACGGCCACCACGTGCACGAGGCGGTCCTGGCGCGCGGCTGCAAAGTGAGCGGGTGCACGGTCCACTTCGTCAACAACACGTACGACGACGGGCCGATCGTTTTGCAGCGCGCGGTGCCCGTTCGGGCCGAGGACACGCCCGACGACCTCGCGGCACGAGTGTTCGAGCAAGAATGCATCGCGTACCCGGAGGCGATCCGCCTCTTTGCCGAGGGACGCCTCCGCATCGAAGGCCGCAAGGTCCACATTGACGATCCCGCATACAAGCCCGGCGCCGCCGAGCGCTGCAAGCCAGATTGA
- a CDS encoding zinc ribbon domain-containing protein translates to MFIFGLIASVADREKVLAKGIERGCLECLRTTPHVLVEERRQLSIFFLPVWRWNRRFYLVCGGCGHPEPVPPEEVEAVRRGE, encoded by the coding sequence ATGTTTATCTTCGGTCTCATCGCGAGCGTGGCCGACCGCGAGAAGGTCCTCGCCAAGGGGATTGAGCGCGGGTGCCTGGAGTGCCTTCGCACAACGCCGCACGTCCTCGTGGAGGAACGCCGGCAACTCTCGATCTTCTTTCTGCCGGTCTGGCGCTGGAACCGGCGGTTCTATCTCGTCTGCGGCGGCTGCGGCCACCCGGAACCCGTCCCGCCGGAAGAGGTCGAGGCCGTTCGCCGCGGCGAATAA
- a CDS encoding anthranilate synthase component I family protein has product MSRFVAPDGRAVLEPRENPFDALRAALAATRLEAEPAPQGGGTGPSAPGPASAVHEPAKDKHGRTSRPCHPSRGSGGPGKPLPFGPGFYGYLAYDLGPYVEPTAPLSPTRDIALPDLWFGYYETVLVLNHAERRAVLVGADGPPAEALGAALAAAGGPAPGAPGVDAARPAREASCNFTREGYLGAVARAREYIAAGDIFQVNLSRRFTVPLEQNPPGPDLRPASLYRRLRRANPAPYAAYVGLGAGRAVLSSSPELFLDLAAGRVVTRPIKGTRPRRAGEAESSDFNRRERDNLLRSEKDKAELVMITDLERNDLGRVCDYGSVRVTNPRAVEAYEAVYHTVATVEGRLHEGLDLVDLLRATFPGGSITGAPKVRAMQIIAEIEPTRRSVYTGAVGYLAPPSGAEPAGRCVLNIAIRTLLVAGQAVHLQAGGGIVADSDPAAEFDETSDKARAMLAALGLAP; this is encoded by the coding sequence GTGTCGCGCTTCGTTGCCCCCGACGGCCGGGCGGTCCTCGAGCCGCGCGAGAATCCTTTCGACGCACTGCGTGCCGCCCTCGCGGCTACACGTCTTGAAGCCGAGCCCGCACCGCAGGGGGGTGGCACTGGTCCCAGCGCGCCGGGGCCCGCCAGTGCTGTACATGAACCGGCGAAGGATAAGCACGGGCGGACGAGCCGCCCGTGCCACCCGTCCAGGGGAAGCGGAGGGCCCGGAAAGCCGCTCCCATTCGGTCCGGGTTTCTACGGCTATCTCGCCTACGACCTCGGACCGTACGTCGAGCCGACCGCCCCCCTCTCGCCGACGCGCGACATCGCGCTGCCGGACCTCTGGTTCGGCTACTACGAGACGGTCCTGGTGCTGAACCACGCGGAGCGCCGGGCCGTGCTCGTCGGGGCCGACGGGCCGCCCGCCGAGGCGCTCGGTGCGGCGCTGGCCGCGGCCGGCGGGCCCGCTCCCGGCGCGCCGGGCGTCGATGCGGCCCGGCCGGCGCGCGAGGCCTCCTGCAACTTCACGCGCGAAGGTTACCTCGGGGCCGTCGCGCGGGCCCGCGAGTACATCGCGGCCGGCGACATCTTCCAGGTGAACCTGAGCCGGCGCTTCACCGTGCCCCTGGAGCAGAACCCCCCAGGACCGGACCTTCGCCCGGCGAGCCTGTACCGGCGCCTTCGGCGCGCCAACCCGGCGCCCTACGCGGCTTACGTCGGCCTCGGCGCCGGGCGGGCGGTGCTCTCCTCGAGCCCCGAACTCTTCCTCGACCTTGCCGCCGGGCGCGTCGTCACGCGGCCCATCAAGGGCACGCGCCCGCGCCGCGCCGGCGAGGCCGAATCGTCGGACTTCAACCGCCGCGAGCGCGACAACCTCCTCCGGTCCGAAAAGGATAAGGCCGAACTCGTGATGATTACGGACCTGGAGCGGAACGACCTCGGCCGCGTCTGCGATTACGGCAGCGTCCGCGTCACCAATCCGCGCGCGGTCGAGGCCTACGAGGCCGTGTACCACACCGTGGCGACCGTCGAGGGGCGGCTGCACGAGGGGCTGGACCTCGTGGACCTCCTCCGGGCGACGTTCCCGGGCGGCTCCATCACAGGGGCCCCGAAGGTCCGCGCGATGCAGATCATCGCCGAAATCGAGCCGACGCGCCGCAGCGTCTATACCGGCGCGGTCGGATACCTCGCGCCGCCGTCCGGCGCCGAGCCCGCCGGAAGATGCGTTCTTAACATCGCTATCCGGACGCTGCTCGTGGCGGGCCAGGCGGTCCATCTTCAGGCAGGGGGGGGCATCGTCGCCGATTCCGACCCGGCGGCCGAGTTCGACGAAACGAGCGACAAGGCCCGCGCAATGCTCGCCGCCCTGGGCCTTGCGCCGTAA
- the argB gene encoding acetylglutamate kinase, whose product MEQAIAKAAVLIEALPYIRRFRGRTVVVKLGGSFMDVPEDLEAVCADIAFMRAVGIRPVVVHGGGKAITRAMEDAGLEAKFVAGLRYTGPEELRIVEDVLATDVNGQIVALLETAGARAEGLTTKNRCALVAEPLKAKDGEDLGFVGRVVRVDALLLRGLVDLGTIPVLAPLGLGADGQKYNCNADEAAGAVARALEAEKLVNVSDTHGIRRKADDPESLLSHLSEPEAERLLAQGVISGGMIPKVRTMLDALKGGVKKAHIVSGRVPHALLLEIYTDKGVGTEIVP is encoded by the coding sequence ATGGAACAAGCCATCGCCAAAGCCGCCGTACTTATCGAGGCATTGCCATATATTCGCCGCTTCCGCGGACGCACCGTCGTCGTGAAACTCGGCGGCTCCTTCATGGACGTCCCCGAGGACCTCGAGGCCGTCTGCGCCGACATCGCCTTCATGCGCGCGGTCGGCATCCGGCCGGTCGTCGTCCACGGCGGCGGCAAGGCCATCACCCGCGCCATGGAGGACGCCGGCCTCGAAGCCAAGTTCGTCGCCGGCCTCCGCTACACCGGGCCCGAGGAACTCCGGATCGTCGAGGACGTCCTCGCGACCGACGTCAACGGCCAGATCGTCGCCCTCCTCGAAACAGCCGGCGCCCGGGCCGAGGGACTCACCACGAAAAACCGTTGCGCCCTCGTGGCCGAACCTCTCAAGGCCAAGGACGGCGAGGATCTCGGCTTCGTCGGACGCGTCGTCCGCGTCGATGCGCTCCTCCTGAGGGGTCTGGTGGACCTCGGAACGATCCCCGTCCTCGCGCCGCTCGGCCTCGGGGCCGACGGCCAGAAGTACAACTGCAACGCCGACGAAGCCGCAGGCGCCGTCGCCCGCGCCCTGGAGGCCGAAAAGTTAGTCAACGTCTCCGACACGCACGGCATCCGGCGCAAGGCCGACGACCCGGAAAGCCTCCTGTCGCACCTCTCGGAACCGGAGGCCGAACGCCTGCTGGCCCAGGGCGTCATTTCGGGCGGCATGATCCCGAAGGTCCGCACGATGCTCGATGCCCTCAAGGGCGGCGTCAAAAAAGCCCACATCGTCTCGGGGCGCGTGCCGCACGCCCTGCTCCTGGAAATCTACACCGACAAGGGCGTCGGCACCGAGATCGTGCCGTAG
- a CDS encoding alpha-N-arabinofuranosidase — protein MNGSAMVLVRVGCLGAILWASVAFAGEPAGPEPRITIDAAKTGEPISKYIYGQFIEHLGRCIYGGIWAEMLEDRKFWFPVTSQYDPYRGKTPGPGALFPVVAASPWEVLSPPDSVRMVKEDAFVGEHTPQVAPGSGIRQNELGLVKGKEYVGYVWLKGAGGAAKVEVSLEWGDGADQAARATFGAGPDRYEKRAFRFAAGADTDHGRLAVRVAGPGACFVGTASLMPADNVQGMRADTLAVLKELDAPVYRWPGGNFVSGYNWKDGLGDRDRRPPRKNPAWTGVEHNDFGLDEFMVFCRLLGTEPYIAVNSGRGDAQSAVEELQYANGGADTPMGKLRVANGHAEPYGVKWWGIGNEMYGGWQLGHMPLEEYVKKHNQFAEAMRAGNPSIRLVAVGAVGPWSEAMMRQCADHMDLVSEHFYVQKKPDLAAHVRQCPDSVRRIADAHRRYRRELESLKGKDIRIALDEWNHWYGPHVFGELGTRYFLKDALGIAAGLHEFARNSEMFFMANYAQTVNVIGCIKTTKTAAAFDTTGLVLALYRKHFGTLPVAATATAPLDAAAAFSGDRKTLTLAVVNASTEKADVALEIQGVGLTGAGRRWEITGPGPDAYNEPGKPPSVTVNESAVRGLTDRISVAPASVTLLALEVK, from the coding sequence ATGAACGGTAGCGCAATGGTTCTGGTGCGGGTCGGTTGTCTCGGGGCGATTCTCTGGGCGAGCGTTGCCTTCGCCGGCGAGCCAGCCGGTCCCGAGCCACGCATCACCATCGACGCCGCGAAAACCGGCGAGCCGATCTCGAAGTACATCTACGGCCAATTCATCGAGCACCTGGGCCGGTGCATCTACGGCGGCATCTGGGCCGAGATGCTCGAAGACCGCAAGTTCTGGTTCCCCGTCACGTCCCAGTACGACCCGTACCGCGGGAAGACGCCCGGGCCCGGCGCGCTCTTCCCCGTGGTGGCCGCCTCGCCGTGGGAAGTCCTGAGCCCGCCCGACTCGGTCCGCATGGTGAAGGAAGACGCCTTCGTAGGCGAACACACGCCCCAGGTCGCGCCGGGCAGCGGCATCCGCCAGAACGAACTGGGCCTCGTCAAGGGCAAGGAGTACGTCGGGTACGTGTGGCTCAAAGGCGCCGGGGGCGCCGCCAAGGTTGAGGTGTCGCTTGAGTGGGGCGACGGGGCGGACCAGGCGGCGCGGGCGACGTTCGGGGCCGGGCCGGACCGCTACGAGAAGCGCGCGTTCCGCTTCGCCGCCGGGGCCGACACGGACCACGGGCGGCTCGCGGTCCGCGTGGCGGGCCCGGGCGCGTGCTTCGTCGGCACGGCGTCGCTCATGCCGGCCGACAACGTCCAGGGCATGCGGGCCGACACGCTCGCCGTACTCAAGGAACTCGACGCGCCTGTGTACCGCTGGCCGGGCGGCAACTTCGTGAGCGGGTACAACTGGAAGGACGGCCTCGGCGACCGGGACCGCCGCCCGCCCCGCAAAAACCCCGCCTGGACGGGCGTCGAGCACAACGACTTCGGCCTCGATGAGTTCATGGTCTTCTGCCGGCTCCTGGGGACCGAGCCGTACATTGCCGTCAACAGCGGCAGGGGCGATGCCCAGAGCGCCGTCGAGGAACTCCAGTACGCCAACGGCGGCGCCGACACGCCCATGGGAAAACTGCGGGTGGCCAACGGCCACGCGGAACCGTACGGCGTCAAGTGGTGGGGCATCGGGAACGAGATGTACGGGGGCTGGCAACTCGGTCACATGCCGCTCGAGGAGTACGTCAAGAAACACAACCAATTTGCCGAGGCGATGCGGGCCGGGAACCCTTCCATCCGCCTCGTCGCCGTGGGGGCCGTCGGCCCGTGGAGCGAGGCCATGATGCGCCAGTGCGCCGACCACATGGACCTCGTGAGCGAACACTTCTACGTCCAGAAGAAACCGGACCTCGCGGCCCACGTCCGCCAGTGCCCCGACAGCGTCCGGCGCATCGCCGACGCCCACCGCCGATACCGCCGCGAACTGGAGTCGCTCAAGGGCAAGGACATCCGCATCGCCCTGGACGAGTGGAACCACTGGTACGGCCCGCACGTCTTCGGCGAACTCGGCACGCGGTACTTCCTGAAGGACGCCCTGGGCATCGCGGCCGGACTGCATGAGTTCGCCCGCAACAGCGAGATGTTCTTCATGGCCAACTACGCCCAGACCGTGAACGTCATCGGCTGCATCAAGACCACGAAGACCGCCGCCGCGTTCGACACGACGGGCCTCGTGCTGGCACTCTACCGCAAGCACTTCGGCACGCTGCCGGTGGCGGCAACGGCCACGGCGCCTCTCGACGCCGCCGCTGCCTTCAGCGGGGACCGAAAGACCCTGACCCTCGCCGTCGTCAACGCCTCAACAGAGAAGGCCGACGTCGCGCTGGAGATTCAGGGCGTCGGGCTCACGGGCGCCGGCCGGCGATGGGAGATCACGGGTCCCGGCCCCGACGCCTACAACGAGCCAGGCAAGCCCCCCAGTGTGACGGTGAACGAATCGGCCGTGCGCGGCCTCACGGACAGGATTTCGGTCGCGCCGGCAAGCGTGACGCTCCTCGCGCTCGAGGTCAAATAG